CCCCGTACCGGCTCAACCCCCACAATGGATCCACGGTCGACGAGATCAGGTCGCTCAGGTCGTCGAGGTACAGGCTGGCTAGGTGCTTGGCGCGGTCGGTGGTGCCGAGCGAGCCGAACGCCCAGTGGTCATCCTCGCGGCCGGCCAGCCGCGGTCCCTCCGGGAGAAATCCACCCGCTGCGATGCGTGTGGCGAGCGTGGGATCACGCCCTTGCAGAAACGTGACGACCGGCTCGATGGTGCCCTGATACGCGTCGGCCAGATCAAGTGCTTGCTCCACGGGTTCGGGCCATGTTCCGCCGCGCTCGCGGATCATGTCAAACAACCGAGTCAGCCCGGAGTGCGAGAACACGGCCAACGCCGTGTCGAGGCTCAGATCGGCCTGCGCCGCGTCAACGCCGCGCGAGCGCAGGAACCCCGTCAGGTAACTGGTCGCGGGATACGGCGTGTTGAGCTGGGTGAGCGGCGGCGTGAGCAGGAGGACGCGCACGCCGGCATTATACGGCCGGGACCGCGCTCAGGAGAAGCGCGACGCCGAAGGAACGTCGAGTTCGCTAGGGGCTGTCCGCGTGGATCTCGATGAGCGTGGTCCGCCACGCCGCGTCGTCGCCGAGTTGGCCCGCGTCGTTGAGGCCCCAGGCCCAGAGCGCGCCGTCGGTCTTGGTTGCGATGGTGTGGCCATACCCAGCGGAGACCGTGGACCACAAGGTCTCGGTGCCGAGTTGAGTTGGGAGGGGCTGGCAACAGATGGGCAAGCCGGTAACGGGGTCGATCGTCTCGTATCCCAGTTGACCGAACTCGTTGCTTCCCCACGTCCACAACGTGCCATTCGATTTGACGCCTGCGGAATGAGCGGTCCCGCCCGCGAGGGATCGCCAAGTCGTGGTCGAGTCGACCAGCATGGGAGCCCCTACCGTATCCTGGCCCACCGGCGCGACAGCCCCCACCTGGCCGAAGGAGTTGTCGCCCCAGCCCCACAATTCCCCGGCGCCTTTGAGCCCCAGGCTGTGCTGACCTCCGGCTAACACGGATTGCCAATCTGGGGTCAATGTGGCGGTGGATGCATCCAGCGTGATCTTGGTCGGTTCGGATCGGTCCGTGAAGGACCCGTCTCCGACCTGTCTGAATTCATTGTCACCCCAGGCCCAGAGCGTAAAAATCGCGATGCCGGGCGCAGGGAACTCCCGCTTGATGGCCAGTGTGTGATCCCCTCCGGCCGCCACGTTGATCCAGGCAACCGGGTCGGCCGGGTTGTTTACCAGCACCGGGAGAAACTCGGGTGGATACGGCGGCGCCGGCGCAGGACTCGGGATACCGAGCTGGCCGTTTCCATTGGCACCCCACGCCCACAGATTCCCGTTTCGGGTGATCGCCAGGGTGTGGAACGCTCCGGTAGCTACGCCGACCCACGGGTCGGAGGCGGAAGGCTTGGGAACCTCTGTCGGCGTGGCCGACCATTCGGTCTGGCTCCCCACGCCCAGTTGTCCCATACTGTTATCGCCCCACGCCCACAACGTCCCGTCGGTCTTGATGGCCACGGTATGAAGGCTCCCCACGGCCACCTGACGCCAGGTCGCATCGGCGCCAATCTGGATGGGAAGATCGCGGTCAGCCAGCGTGCCGTCTCCGAGCTGTCCGCGTTCGTTGTTTCCCCATGTCCATAACGTGCCATAGGAGATCGGCGGCTGATCCGCGGTCTGCCCAACGATTTTGATTGCCGCGTTGTGAACCTCGCCGGCTGCAAGCTTGGCGCCTTGCCAACCAGTACTCGCTCCCCCTGCACGGACCGGCGTGGCCTTGGAGGCGCTGGTTCCGTCCCCGATCTGCCCGAAGAGGTTCGCACCCGTGGTCCACAGGTGGCCGTCCGCGGTCAACATCACGCTGTGGTGAAACCCGCTGTCCGCCATCAACCATGTCCGGCTGATCGCCGTGCCCAACTCGGTCGGGGCCGATATCTGCGCAGCGCCCGACTGGCCCAGTGCGAGTTCCCCGTGCATGTTGTGGCCCCACCCCCACAGGGTCTGATCCACCCCGACAGCGGTTGGTTCCGTCTTGAGCGCGAACGTGTGGCTTTCCCCCGCGAACACCTTCGCCCAGTTCGTGTCCGTCCCGATCTGAGTCGGCTCCCGGACTGGCGCCGCGATCGCCGCATCGCCCAGTTGGCCGGAACCATTGTCGCCCCAGCCCCACAGAGTACCCTCCGCAGCGCTGCTACCCGCGTTTCGCCTCACGCCGACGCTGTGCGCTGCTCCGGCGTCGATCGCGATCCAGTCCGTATCGATGCCGATGCGTGTCGGAACGTCCCGCTGATCCGGGGTTCCGTCTCCGAGCTGTCCTGCCTCATTGCGACCCCACGCCCAGAGCGAGCCATCGGTCGCTATCGCCAGCGTATGGAAGGTCCCTGCCGCAACCGTTTCAAACGAAATGTCCGCCCCGCTCTGGTCAGTCACTATTAGACGCGTCGGCGTGGCCTGCTGAGCCCCGTCTCCACTCTGCCCGCTTCCGACCTGCCCGTAGAAATTGTCCCCCCAGGCCCACAGGGTCCCGTCCTCCTTGATAGCCACAGTGTGATCGCCGCGCGCCGACACCATGCGCCATGGCCCGCCCGGGATCTCCACCGGCACGTTCGAGAAGGCATCAGGAGTGGCGACGCCAAGCTGACCAACGTCATTCGCGCCCCACGCATAAAGGCGCCCTTCGTTGAGCGTATCGACGCTGCCGTTCTTGAGCGCCAACGTGTGCCTGGCCCCGGCAACCACCGCGGCCCAGTCCGTGTCTGTCCCGCTCTGCACCGGGCTCGACCGATTGATCCGCGTCCCGTCGCCTAGTTGCCCGTCGGCGTTGCGCCCCCACGCCCACAGCGTCCCATCAGTCTTGATGGCCACAGTGTGGTCACCGCCGGCCGCAGCGGCCTTCCAGACACCGAGGATCGTGATGTTGGCCACGGCGCGCTTGGAGGGGTCCGCGACGCTGGTGGCGATCACGTGAAAAACGCGGGACCCCACGCGAGTCGGCGCTTGGTAGGTCGCGTTCGCCTGCCCCAACGTGTCATTGAACCCCGTTTGCGTGAACGAGCCTCCAGCACTCCCCTCCTGGATCGACCACGTCACATCGCGACAATCCTTATTGCCGCAGGTGACTCCTGCCACGTTCGACACGGTCGCGGTCAAGGTAGTCGTGGCGCCGGACTCAACCGACACGGTCGAGGACGACAGAGTGACGGAGGCGGACTGGACGTTGACCGTCGCCGCGGCGGACTTCGCGGCATACTTGCCGTGGGTCGCAACCACGTGATACAGCCCTCCGATTAGCGGCGCGGTGTACACGCCGAGATCCGCGTCAACCGAGCCCCCGGCGGACTCGCGCACGCTCCACACGATCGGATGGTCCGGATTCGAGCGGTTGGCCACGGGGCTGACAAATGTCAGGTCGCCGGTACCATCGTTAGTGGTCACGGTCGCGCTGAAGCTGAGCGTCCCGCCGGCTACCACTGTCTCGGTCGGCGGAGCGACCGTCACACTCACGAACAACACATCGATGGGCCGTTCTGCCGTCATGTCGACGTTGGTGATACGGTCTGTCACCGTCGCGCTGAGCACATAAGGGCCAGGCGGGTCCGGCGCCGTGACCACCGCGAACAAGGGGTTCGCAGCCGGCGTGACCGTGCCTCCAGGAGTCAGGCTCCAGCTCACGTCAACCTGGGAGGTACCGCTGACGACCGCTTGGAAGATCCGCTTCTCGCCGTTGATCAGTTCACTTGTTTGGTTCTGCTGACCGGACGTATCAACGATCTGGACGCTGAACGGCAGAGCGTCGGTCACCGTCACGGTTGCGGCCGCTGTCATGATCGGAGTCGCGCGCGTCGTGGCTGACACGGTGATGGGACCACGTGGAATCGTCGACGGTGCGGTGTAGACGCCGTCCGCCGTAATACTGCCGCCGCTGCCGTCGCCCGGTGTCACACTCCAGTCCACGGCCGATGTCGATCCTCCAACCACGCGGGCGGTGAACACCTGGACCGCGTTGACCCCGAGGGTGGCTTGCGACGGGGTGATGAACACCTCCTTCACCTCTGTGGGTTCGACGGTCACGGTTGCGGTCGCACTGATGGTGGGATCGGATAGCAGGCTCGCGGTGATCTGGTACTCTCCGGGACTACTGGGGGCGGTGTATTGGCCGAACGAGTTGACGGTTCCTCCGGTCGCGGTCCAGGTGACGGTCGGGTCCGTCGCCCCGTCCACGACCGCGGTGAACGTCTGTCGTCCGCCCACCGGCATGATCACCGAGGTAGGACTGATACCGATGGCAGGCAGTAACGGCACTGCTTGCTCGGTCTCACTCCCCCCGCCGCAAGACGCGAGAACGAGGGCGAGCAGGCCGACGGCCGCGGACCGGACGTCACCCCAGGGGCGCATGCAAATATCCGTCAGGAAGAGGAGACAAGGGAACTCGGAACAGGGACAGAGAATGCCGCTGGAAAATTCCCCCTCGGGTGACGTAGTATCCCGACGGTACGTCTTTCCCCCCTCCCATCCCACGTTGTGTTCCGGACGCGGATTCTGCTATAAGCGTCGCGGTCAACACGACGGTGCAAAGACCACACGTATTTTCACCTAGGAGGCGTCATGAGGACTGAACAGAAAGCATGGGCGCGCTGGATGCGCGTCACCGTAGCCACCGCGGTACTCGGAAGTCTGCCCGTGGCAGCCGACGCTGCCCCGATCGGGGTGCCGGCTGCGACCACCGGAGCGGGCAAAACGGCGCTCGGCGGCGAAGTCAACGTGGTGATCGATCGCGACCTAAGCAGCGGCAATGGAGAGGCTGAAAGCTCGCAAATTTTCGCGAAGGGCAGCATCGGAGTGGATGAGCGTCTTGACGTCGATTTCCGGATCGGGTTTGGTGATTTCGGCATCGACGCTCCTGGGGGCAACACCGACGCGGATCTCGGGCCGGCCTTTGGCGCCGGGATGCGGATCACCTGGGCCAGCATTCCGGAGGCCAACTTGAAGATCGGCAGCGTGTTTCAGACCATGCGGATCAGGGCTGAAAACGAAACCAGCGGCGCCCGCATGAGCTGGACCGAATACGACGCGGCGCTGGGTGCGGCCGTGGACTTGTCGGGGCCCACGGACCCTAAGCAGCGAGCCACCCAGTTCGGCCTGGTGCCCTACGGGGGCCTGGCATGGTCGGGTCTTGATCTGAGCGGCAATCCAGCGGAAGACGACGCGTTCGGCGTCTTCCTGGGGTTGGGGGCGAAAGCACAAGGCAACGTTCAGTTCGGCGCCGAGATCCGTTTGGTCGATCAAACGGCTCTGAGTGTGGGCGCGAGCATGGCGTTCTAAATCGGCCGGATGGGCCAAAAGCCGGTGAGGCGCGCCTCACCGGCTTTCTTTTGCTCGTCAGCCGATGCCCGATCACGCGCCGATGACGTCTCGCTCGATCGGAACGGGCGGTGGCTGGATCTCTTGGCCCGAGCCAAGACCGCTCATCGAGCCTGAACAAGTTTCCTGGCGACTTCCAAGTTGCGTCGGGCTCCTTCCAGTTCCGGTTTGAGCCTCACCGCTTGCTCAAAATGCGGGATCGCCTCCGAGATCTTGCCTTGCTCCCCCAGCAGCATCCCGAGGTTGTTGTGCGCCTCGGCCGCATCGGGTCTGAGGCGCAAGGCGGCGACGTAGTGCGCGATCGCCTCATCGGTCCGGCCTTGCTGCGCCAGCAGGGGCCCGAGATTGACGTGCGCCGCAGCGTAGTTGGGATCGAAGCGCAACGCGGCTTCGTAATGCCTCACCGCGTCGTCCAACCGGCCCTGCTCCCGCAGCTCGTTGGCCAAGTTGTAGTGCGGCAGCGGATCACTTTCCGTGACCGAGATGGCGCGTTCGTAGAGCGTGACGCTGTCGCGCCAGTACCGCGTTTGGTTCCATGCCGCGGCGGTCAACGCCGCCAAAGCGAGTGCGGCCGTCCACGGCACGATGGTCCGTATGCGAGGCCGCGCCGCCGCGTCGCGCAGCCCCCAGGCCACCGTGATGAAGACCCCGATCAAGGGGATGTATGTGTACCGGTCCGCCATGGCTTGGTCGCCGACCTGGATCACACCGATGACGGGAATCAACGTGGCGAGGTACCACAGCCAGCCGACGGCCACGTAGGGGCGTGATCGAAGCGCGCGTACCGCCAGACCCGTGACAACAAGGAGGATCAGGGCCGCGACGCCCGCCTTCCACACCGGCAGGGTGACACCAGGATGCGGATATCGGATTGATAAGCCTACCGGCCACAGCGTGTGTCCCAGGTAGGCCACGTACGACACCAACGCGTTCGTGACGCGTACGCTCAGGGGGAACCGTTCGAGCGCCGCGACCGCGCCGCCCGCAGACTGTGCATAGATCGTCATGGCGCTCGCGGCCGCGGCCAACGCCAGCAACGGGACTTTCTCTGAGATCAACCGGCCCAGGCTTTGCCACGCCTGCCCGTCGAACGTCAGCGACCATCGTCCAAGCGGCCAGTAGTCCAGCAGCAGGAGCACGAACGGCAGAGTCACCACCATGGGCTTGGCCATCAATCCCAACGTAAAGAGCGCCAGCACGGTGACATACCGGCCGGACGAGCGGCGCTCCGCGTACCGGACATATGCCCAGATCGTCAACAGCCAGAAGCAGGCGCTGAGCACGTCTTTTCGTTCCGAAATCCACGCCACGGACTCCACGTGCAACGGATGCACGCCGAAGAGCGCCGCAACCAATGCGGCGGGCCACGTCTTGCCCGTCATGCGACGGAAAATGACGAAGACGAGCAGGGTGTTGGCGGTGTGCAGCGCGACGTTGGTGAGGTGATACCCGCGAGGACTCAGCCCATAGAGCTCATAGTCCACGAGGTATGAGATCCTGGTCAGCGGGTGCCAGTTGTAAAACTCGGTGCTCGTGAACGCCCGCCACAGGCTGTCGAGGGTGACCCCATCGCGGATCGACAGGTTCGTTGTGACATAGTTGGGGTCGTCGTAGCTGAGAAATTCGTGGTTCCCGGTCTGGCCATAGATCGCGAGAACAGCCGCCACCAGAGCGAGCGCGATTAGGAAATCACGAAGCATGCTACCCTGGCCGCGCGCGATCTCTCCGGCCCTCTCGGTCGCGTCCGCGCAGGGGATCCGTTGCCTGGGCCCACGTGTCGCCGACCCGTACCGCCACGAAGACGGCTGCCAGGGGCGCGACGTGCAACGCCATCCGATGAAGCGTGGTGCCTTGTTTGAGATACTCGCCCATCTCCGTGCTCGCCGAAACAGCCAACAGCGTTCCAAAGGTAATCACCACCGGCCACGCGAAAAACAGGCTCTCCGACGAGAGGCTCTTTCGCGCGTGGAGCGCCCAAAACCCCGCGAACAGGGGCCACAACACGTTCCAGTTGCTCGAAGTCCACAATTCTCTGGCGGCGTAGACCACCACTGCAATGGATCGCGACACCAGATCCGCCAACGATGTGGGCTGGAACGACAAGGAAGGGGTCTCGGCGCCCGCCCATCGAAACACCGCCCAAGCCGTCACTACCAACCCCGGCATGCCGGCAAATATTGCGAGCGCACGTAACGCCTCGCGCCGCGTACGCGATCGCGCCATGACGGCCCAGAGCGCCAACAGCACGAGGCCGACGCCGGCCGCGACCACGCCTTCGCGTTTGATCCACACCCCGAACGCGGCCATGAGCGACGCGATGAACACGTCACCCATTTCGCCGGTTCGCGTATGTCGCCAGAGAAAAATCGAGACGCCCAAGGTCGTGTACGCCAACGGCAGGTCCAGATAGGCGTCCGTCGTATGCTGAACCAACAACGGCAGACTCGCCACCAACCACACGCCTGCAAGGGCCGTCAGCGGGCGCACGAACTCCCGGAGTACCCCGTAGACCATCCCAAGCACGGCGAATAGGAAGCCCGGGAACAGAATTTTAAACGCCGTATCGTCCCATCCTCCCTGGAACCAGGTCACCCACAGTTCAAGCAGCGGTATCCCGAGGGGATAGTCGAACGCGCCGATCCATTCCAGTGTTGAGCGGGCGATCGTCTGGTCGTAGAACATCGCTTTGGCCCGGAGTGAGTGAATGGCCACTGCATCCCACCCCATCACCGGCTTATCCATGGCGCTCACGCCGATGAACCCTGCCTTGACCACGAGGAGGACGAGCCCGGTCCCCCAGACGACGTTCTCCCAACGAGGAGGTTTCGAACTTGGGCCTGCCGGGGGAGCCTGCTTCATGCACCCGAGCAACCGCTCGCTGACCAACCACAACCCGCACCACGTGAGCGCGACGAAGAGCCCTCCCCAGCCAACGGTCAGGGGGAGTCTCACGAGCGGGGGAAGTGCGACCCCGAAGCTGACCATGGCGAGGCCCACCCCATACCCCGCGCCCAACCAGAGCGACGGGTGCGCTCGGCCATGAAGACCAATTCGATAGAGCAACGCCACACCCAACCCTAGGGCCACCGCGATCGGCAGCGAGACCATCAGGACACTCATCGGTGCCGCACTACCCGATATCCGTTGCCGTCTAAAACCAGTTGATCGTCGGGACCTCGGCAGGCTGATCGATCATCAAGGTCGAGAATGAAAGCCGCATCAGGGGACAGTCTCAAGGGATAGAACTCATACCTGAGACGCCACCACCAGAGAAACCTGGCGGCATCCGCGTGATCCGGAAGGCAAATCGACAGCTCGGTCGCCGAGGGGAGCCTGCCCCGCAGGTCTGCCGCCGCGGCCACGAGGCCGAGCCGATCCTGATCCAGGTGCGTATAGTACGCCAAGGGGTTCCGGGACCCAAAAACAGCCCATTGCACCCAAAAGGCCTTATAGCCGACGTACGCGTCGAGAGCGCCCACCAGCACGGCGACGCTCCCCAGCGCCCCGAGAAAAACTCCCGTCAATCGTCGTGAATGCACCAGGCGAACCGAGACCAGGCGAGCCACGACAAAGACGGCAAATCCCAGGCAGACGATCGCTGTGGCCGCACCCCCAACGGTCCGCCCTCCGACCGAAATTTGCCCGACGGTATTCAGACTCCAACGTGGAAACGCGCGGTCCTCCGCAAGGTCGTCGAGTCCTATGCCATCTGCCAAACGATGTACTTGCGACCAGAAACCATCCGGCAAGAACGAGATGGACTCGACCACGACCGGACTGACGTCCTCCCCAACCACGAAGGCGACTGCGAGGCTCTCGATCGTACCCGACCACCCAGGCATATTATCCAGACGTATCCAGATTGATCGCGGAGAGCCACCGCGAATTTCCCGCGGGATCGCGAACCGCCGGCTCGACCAGGTGTCGCGTTGTCCCCCTCGGTTACTCCAGGCCAGGTAAGCTTCGGTAATGGGGGTTGGGGACTGAATGCGCAAGAGAGCATAGGCGGAATCAGCCGCGGAAATCGTGAGTCCCGACACTCTGATGGCCGGTGCAGGTCCGGAGGGAGCCACCACCAACCCTTCGGGCGTCCGCCGAAGCGACGCGACATCGCCGGCCGCCGACCAGGAGGGGGTCGCGTGGTCGCGAAAATCCCATTCCCTAGGGGCTCCGGCATCCGCCGGCGCGACGGAAACCAGCAGCGGCAGCGACCAGCCCAGCAAGGTCCCGCATAGGCGCGCCATGTTCCAACTCACCGCACGACCTCGTATCCTACGATGACTGCGTCACTGGCAGACTAGCGGCGGGGCGTTTTGCGACCACGACGTCGGTTCGGCGCGGCCTTGCGCGCAATCAGAACGGCGAGCTTCTCGGCTTGGTCGACCCACTCGGCGAGCACCTCGATCCCGCCGTCCCAGAACCCGGGCGCCCCGAGATCGACCCCTGCCTTGGCCAGCAACCGTTCGGGCGCGTCCGAGCCGCCCGCGGACAGCAACGCCAAGTACTTGGGCACGAACGCCTTGCCCTCATCCACATATCGCCGATAAAGCGCGAACACCAACAGCGCCCCGAACGCATACGCGTAACAGTAAAACGGCGAGTGGATGAAGTGCGGGATGTAGCTCCACCACCGGCCGTAATCTTCGGTCAGGGTGACGCTGTTGCCGAACATCGCGCGGTTGGCCGCCAGCCACAGGCCGCTGATTCGCTCGGTCGAAAGCTCTCCGTCGCGGCGTCGGGCGTCGTGCAGCGCCTGCTCGAAGCGCGTGAGCACCACCTGGCGGAAGATGGTGGAGCACGAATCTTCGATCATGCCGCACACCAACGCGAGCGCCCGCGCGGGGTCGCGTTCTGCCTCCTTGATCGCGCGGAACACCAACATTTCCCCGAAGACCGACGCGGTCTCGGCCATGGTAAGCGGCGTGTCGGCCTGTAGGCAGCCTTGGCTGCGCGACAGGTATTGGTGGACGCCGTGCCCCAATTCGTGCGCCAGCGTCATCACGTCGCGGGCGGTGCCCGTGTAGTTGAGCAGCACGTAGGGATGGGCCGACGGGACGGCGCTGTGGGCGAACGCCCCGCCCCGTTTCCCCGGCCTGACCGCCGCGTCGATCCACCGGCCGTCGAAAAACCGCGCGGCGATGCCCGCCATGTCCGGTGAAAACGCGTCAAAGGCGTCGAGCACCGTGCGCCGGGCCTGATCCCAACGGATGGTCCGTCCGCTCGCCGGCAGCGGGGCGTACCGGTCGTAGTCGTACAGGCGACTCACGCCCAGCAACCGCTGCTTGAGACGGTAGTACCGCCGAACGACCGGATAGCCGCGCTCCACCGCGGCCAGCAGTGCGTCCACCGCGGGCTGGTCGATTTCATTCGCGAGGTTGCGCGCGGCCATCGGGGTCGGGAACTTCCGCAGGCGATCCGTGCTCGATTGATCCGCCGCAATCACGTTGAAGACGGACGTGAGGATGTGGGCGTGGCCGTCGAGTCCCTTGGTCAGCCCCCTTGCCGCGGCTTTGCGGACGGCGCGGGAGGGGGCGTGCAACCGCGCCAACGTCTCCTGTTCCGTCAGGCGCTCGCGTTTCGCCCCGACCACCACCTCGAACCGCGCGTGAGCCAACACCTCGTCGAACAGTCGCTGAAACGCGCGAACGCCCGTGTTCGCCTTGGTCTCCAGCACCAACTCCTCCGGCTCGGACAACCGGTGCGGCGACAGGGCCCGTTCGACCTCCAAATAGTGGCGGTAGCGATCGAGTTCCGGGGCGGCGAGATGGACGGCGGCCGCGTCGGACGACAGCGCGCTCCACTCCAGATCGAAAAACGTGAGGCGCTGGCGCAGCGCGGTGGCTTGTTCCTGCGAGGCCTGGAACAAGGCGCCGTGGCGAGGATCCGTCATGTCGGCGCTGAACAGCAGCGAGGCGTACGTTGCCACCTTCCGGAGGCGCTCGGTCATGGCTTCGATCTGACCCAGGGCTTCCGCCAATTCGGCGGGCGTCACCGCGCCTGCGGCCAGACGCCCGCGGTAGCGGCGCTCGAACGCCTCGGCTTGCGCGAGCGCGTCCTGCGCGTCGCGCGTGATGGCGGGGTCCTCAGGTCCCGCGTACAGATCCGTCAGCGTCCACGCCGGTGCGTCGATCCTCTTCACGTCGCTCCCCCGATGACTCCGCGAACATCGTGGCGATCACGGTCTCGATCGCCACCTCCTCGATGGACAGGTCGTCGACCGGCAGGACCGAGAGCAATCCCTGCGCGGTCTGGGCCAGATCCTTCTTTGCCACCTTCATCGTCACGCTCAACCCGTTGTGTTCCGTGACCTGCCCGAAGCGGGCGAGCGTCGCCGGCGTCACGGGTTGCGCGAGTCGCAACGTGACGATCTTGTGATCCACGTAGCGGTCCGCGAGTTCGGCCAACGCACCGTCGTAGATGATCCTCCCGTCGTTGATCACCAGCACGCGCCGACAAAGCCGCTCCACGTCGCGCATGTAATGGCTGGTCAGGATCACGGTCGTCTGCTTGGTCCGGTTGTAGTCCTCGATGAACGCCCGGATGTTTTCCTGCGAGACCACGTCGAGTCCGATCGTGGGCTCGTCAAGAAACAAGACCCGCGGTTGGTGCAGCAACGCTGCGATCAGCTCGCATTTCATCCGCTCGCCCATCGACAGCTTGCGGACCTGCACGTCCAGCAGGGAGCCGACGCCCAGGATCTCGACCAGCTCATCCAGCGTGTTCCGGTACGACGCACGGTCGATCTCGTAGATATCCCGGTTCAGTTCGAACGATTCGCGCGCCGGCAAGTCCCACCACAACTGATTTTTCTGCCCCATCACGAGCGCGAACCGGCGCTGATACGCCGGCTCGCGCTTCCAGGGCACGTGTCCCAACACCGTCGCCTCCCCGGAGGTGGGATACAAGATCCCGGACAGGATCTTGAGCGTGGTGGTCTTGCCCGCCCCGTTGGGCCCCAGAAACCCCACCAGCTCGCCCTCCTCGATCGCAAACGACACGTCCTTCACCGCATGGTGGTACAACGTCTCGCGCCAGAACACGCTCTTGAGCGAACCGATGAAACCGGGTTCCTTCTTGAAGTAGTCGAAAGTCTTGTTGAGGCCCTGGACGTTGATGGCCGTCATAGGAGATCCAGGACACTGTTTACAGGAAGACGACCAAAGGGCCACCCCCTCCCTTGCCCTCCCCCCTTGAGGGGGAGGGGAGGGTGGGGGGAGCTTTTACGGTGTGTACCGTGAGCCGTCACCTGTGACCTATTCTCACGAGCTGGCCGACGAGTAATGTCGGAGACTCACATTCCAAATCGCCGTCGCAACGATCATCATCCCCACCGCCACGCCAACGGCCAGCGCGATCAGACTCCAATCGAGCCGGCCGGCCAACACCGACGCCGGCGCGGTGGCGATCAAGCTGATGGGGATCACGAACGTGAAGATCGCCTTGCCCACGCCGCGATAAATGTCCCGCGGGTACCGCGCCGCTTCCATGAAGTTGTACACGATGGCGTTGAGCTCCTGAGACTTGACGATCCAGAACACCGCGCTGTTGATCGCCAGGCAAAACGCATAATAGATCGCCAAGGACACCCCCAGCATCAGCACGTAGAGTGGCAAACTCGCCCACGGCGCCTCGAGGTGGGCGAACCCGTACGCCACCACCGCCACGCCCATCAGTCCCTCGCCCAGGCTCTCGGTCAGCGACACGTGGCGAAAGCCCAGGTGAACGTTCGGCCGCACGGGCTTGACCAACAACGCGTCGAACTGTCCGGTTCGCACGTAG
This window of the Nitrospirota bacterium genome carries:
- a CDS encoding ABC transporter ATP-binding protein yields the protein MTAINVQGLNKTFDYFKKEPGFIGSLKSVFWRETLYHHAVKDVSFAIEEGELVGFLGPNGAGKTTTLKILSGILYPTSGEATVLGHVPWKREPAYQRRFALVMGQKNQLWWDLPARESFELNRDIYEIDRASYRNTLDELVEILGVGSLLDVQVRKLSMGERMKCELIAALLHQPRVLFLDEPTIGLDVVSQENIRAFIEDYNRTKQTTVILTSHYMRDVERLCRRVLVINDGRIIYDGALAELADRYVDHKIVTLRLAQPVTPATLARFGQVTEHNGLSVTMKVAKKDLAQTAQGLLSVLPVDDLSIEEVAIETVIATMFAESSGERREEDRRTGVDADGSVRGT
- a CDS encoding M3 family oligoendopeptidase; the encoded protein is MKRIDAPAWTLTDLYAGPEDPAITRDAQDALAQAEAFERRYRGRLAAGAVTPAELAEALGQIEAMTERLRKVATYASLLFSADMTDPRHGALFQASQEQATALRQRLTFFDLEWSALSSDAAAVHLAAPELDRYRHYLEVERALSPHRLSEPEELVLETKANTGVRAFQRLFDEVLAHARFEVVVGAKRERLTEQETLARLHAPSRAVRKAAARGLTKGLDGHAHILTSVFNVIAADQSSTDRLRKFPTPMAARNLANEIDQPAVDALLAAVERGYPVVRRYYRLKQRLLGVSRLYDYDRYAPLPASGRTIRWDQARRTVLDAFDAFSPDMAGIAARFFDGRWIDAAVRPGKRGGAFAHSAVPSAHPYVLLNYTGTARDVMTLAHELGHGVHQYLSRSQGCLQADTPLTMAETASVFGEMLVFRAIKEAERDPARALALVCGMIEDSCSTIFRQVVLTRFEQALHDARRRDGELSTERISGLWLAANRAMFGNSVTLTEDYGRWWSYIPHFIHSPFYCYAYAFGALLVFALYRRYVDEGKAFVPKYLALLSAGGSDAPERLLAKAGVDLGAPGFWDGGIEVLAEWVDQAEKLAVLIARKAAPNRRRGRKTPRR
- a CDS encoding ABC-2 family transporter protein, producing the protein MKPLAIDCIARGLARYARLYGSFLVHNLKNEMVYRANFVLLVGMDLFFMGINVVFFAILYANVETIGGWTFHQTLILVGSVGLVREAAYLLFRQGFLELGDYVRTGQFDALLVKPVRPNVHLGFRHVSLTESLGEGLMGVAVVAYGFAHLEAPWASLPLYVLMLGVSLAIYYAFCLAINSAVFWIVKSQELNAIVYNFMEAARYPRDIYRGVGKAIFTFVIPISLIATAPASVLAGRLDWSLIALAVGVAVGMMIVATAIWNVSLRHYSSASS
- a CDS encoding tetratricopeptide repeat protein, yielding MLRDFLIALALVAAVLAIYGQTGNHEFLSYDDPNYVTTNLSIRDGVTLDSLWRAFTSTEFYNWHPLTRISYLVDYELYGLSPRGYHLTNVALHTANTLLVFVIFRRMTGKTWPAALVAALFGVHPLHVESVAWISERKDVLSACFWLLTIWAYVRYAERRSSGRYVTVLALFTLGLMAKPMVVTLPFVLLLLDYWPLGRWSLTFDGQAWQSLGRLISEKVPLLALAAAASAMTIYAQSAGGAVAALERFPLSVRVTNALVSYVAYLGHTLWPVGLSIRYPHPGVTLPVWKAGVAALILLVVTGLAVRALRSRPYVAVGWLWYLATLIPVIGVIQVGDQAMADRYTYIPLIGVFITVAWGLRDAAARPRIRTIVPWTAALALAALTAAAWNQTRYWRDSVTLYERAISVTESDPLPHYNLANELREQGRLDDAVRHYEAALRFDPNYAAAHVNLGPLLAQQGRTDEAIAHYVAALRLRPDAAEAHNNLGMLLGEQGKISEAIPHFEQAVRLKPELEGARRNLEVARKLVQAR